In Embleya scabrispora, the DNA window CCAGCAGCCGGATCCCGTCCAGCGGCCCGACCAGGTCGGCCAGCCCCTGCTGGACCGCCTGGAACGCGCCGATCGGCCTGCCGAACTGTTCGCGCTCCAGCGTGTACGCCACCGCCGACTCCAGCGCCCGCTCGGCGAGCCCGGCCAGTGTGGCGGCCGTGTACAACTGCCACTCCCGGCGCAGCGCCGCGTGTCGCCGGGCCGCGTCCTCACCCCGCGCCAGCACCACCCGCCCGCCCCGGTCGTCGCGCACGTACCGATCGGCCAGCGGCGCGGCCGCGTGGTTGACCGGCGCGGTCATCGGCGCCTCGCCCCGTACCGCGACGAGTTCGTCCTCGTCGAGCGCCACCACCACATCCGCCACCGCGCCGCCGGGCACCAGTCGGGCCAGCCCGTCCACGGTCGGCCGCAGCGCCGGTGCCGCGATCAGCGTGCCGTCGGCCACCCCGGCGCACCACGGCGTGTCGAGCAGCAGCCGGGACGCGGCCAGGTGTGCGCTGAGCGGCACCGGCGCAAGCACCCGACCGGCCTCGTGCAGCAGCAGGATCAGATCGGCGCGGCTCGCACCGCCGCCGCCGGCATCGTCGG includes these proteins:
- a CDS encoding acyl-CoA dehydrogenase family protein — its product is MRRHRLACAGRLVRAVRCERRSPVDLEPTEDQKAVRSAFSEFFTDRCPISVVRAAEPLGFAADLWRRLAAMGVPGMALPDDAGGGGASRADLILLLHEAGRVLAPVPLSAHLAASRLLLDTPWCAGVADGTLIAAPALRPTVDGLARLVPGGAVADVVVALDEDELVAVRGEAPMTAPVNHAAAPLADRYVRDDRGGRVVLARGEDAARRHAALRREWQLYTAATLAGLAERALESAVAYTLEREQFGRPIGAFQAVQQGLADLVGPLDGIRLLVARAAWCADEGDPAEAGRLAVMAFLAAAEVARTTTYRAVHFHGGYGVTLEYDIQLYFRRARGWPLVLGDPDEEYRALADDLFGAVGGV